In Streptomyces sp. NBC_00878, a single window of DNA contains:
- a CDS encoding NUDIX domain-containing protein translates to MAQRTTDDQPKALPPALESMTLLVAAVIVHDKATNRVVLLQRSQNAKFAQGMWDLPVGKSEPGEPITETAVRELHEETGLTVKPESLKVAHIIHSAWGVEAPNGFLTVVFAAHEWAGEPENREPRKHSQVCWVDIDDVPGDFVDTTASALRHYLNDGPDVSLEGWPDSTI, encoded by the coding sequence GTGGCTCAACGGACAACGGACGACCAGCCCAAAGCCCTGCCGCCCGCCCTCGAATCCATGACGCTGCTGGTCGCCGCCGTCATCGTCCACGACAAGGCCACCAACCGCGTCGTCCTCCTGCAGCGCAGCCAGAACGCCAAGTTCGCCCAGGGCATGTGGGACCTCCCCGTCGGCAAGAGCGAACCCGGTGAGCCCATTACGGAGACAGCGGTACGCGAGCTGCACGAGGAGACCGGCCTGACCGTGAAGCCGGAGTCCCTGAAGGTGGCCCACATCATCCACAGCGCCTGGGGCGTCGAAGCCCCCAACGGCTTCCTCACCGTCGTCTTCGCCGCCCACGAATGGGCAGGCGAACCCGAAAATCGCGAACCGCGCAAACACTCACAAGTTTGTTGGGTGGATATCGACGATGTCCCTGGCGATTTTGTGGACACGACCGCCAGTGCCCTTCGCCACTATCTGAACGATGGCCCGGACGTTTCTTTGGAGGGCTGGCCGGACAGCACAATTTAG
- a CDS encoding tetratricopeptide repeat protein, with translation MAASREPTSRLREIIDATGCTYEALARDVRRVAAENGEILQTNKSAVSHWANGTRQPTGRTSQYLAEALSRRTGRIITQTEIGLRAPDGEESAEGDPVLAATDLGRADVERRRFLAVAVFTTAGFAMPLAHDHEATARMLRARTGTSLVGTEDVDVVRQITAAFSAADERLGGGHGLTTVTAYLADTAAPMLRGRYPSEALRRAAFGAVAELAYLAGWKHHDLGQEGAAQRYYQVGYQLACEADPHGHAVWMMRALAHQALSLKQPHHCVDLVEGALTRGLGHVDGQTEALLHITHARAFAFAAVGEKPAAARALLAAEDALLRDDVPQPSYSRVSGPAAGTVASHTARTLTDLADHIGTEQQHRDALIRWDPDKYKRVHALTYADLGDSLAAQARADEAVAAWAQALTLMEGMTSDRTRKAIASLRSTLSIYQRRKVPGATELARRTRESLA, from the coding sequence GTGGCAGCGTCGAGAGAACCCACCTCCCGTCTGCGCGAGATCATCGACGCGACCGGCTGTACGTACGAGGCTCTGGCAAGAGACGTCCGGCGCGTCGCGGCCGAGAACGGCGAGATCCTCCAGACCAACAAGTCGGCCGTCTCCCACTGGGCCAACGGCACCCGCCAGCCCACCGGACGAACCAGTCAGTACCTCGCCGAAGCCTTGTCACGCCGAACGGGCCGCATCATCACCCAGACCGAGATCGGTCTACGCGCACCTGATGGCGAGGAGTCGGCCGAAGGGGATCCTGTCCTGGCCGCAACTGACCTCGGCCGGGCCGATGTTGAGCGCCGCCGCTTCCTCGCGGTGGCCGTCTTCACCACCGCCGGTTTCGCCATGCCGCTGGCCCACGACCACGAGGCCACCGCCCGCATGCTCCGCGCACGCACCGGCACCTCCCTGGTCGGAACGGAAGACGTGGACGTCGTACGGCAGATCACCGCGGCCTTCAGCGCCGCAGACGAACGCCTCGGCGGTGGCCACGGCCTGACCACGGTCACCGCGTACCTCGCCGACACCGCCGCCCCCATGCTCCGGGGCCGCTACCCGAGCGAAGCCTTACGACGGGCAGCCTTCGGCGCCGTGGCCGAACTCGCCTACCTGGCAGGCTGGAAGCACCACGACCTCGGCCAGGAAGGCGCCGCCCAGCGCTACTACCAGGTCGGCTACCAGCTCGCCTGCGAAGCCGATCCCCACGGCCACGCTGTGTGGATGATGCGGGCCCTCGCCCACCAGGCACTCAGCCTCAAGCAACCCCACCACTGCGTGGACCTCGTCGAAGGTGCCCTCACTCGCGGCCTCGGCCACGTCGACGGCCAGACTGAAGCCCTCCTCCACATCACCCACGCCCGCGCCTTCGCCTTCGCCGCCGTCGGTGAGAAGCCCGCAGCGGCCCGCGCCCTGCTCGCCGCCGAAGACGCTCTCCTGCGCGACGACGTTCCTCAGCCCAGCTACTCACGCGTCAGCGGCCCCGCTGCCGGCACCGTGGCCAGCCACACCGCCCGCACGCTTACCGACCTCGCCGATCACATCGGCACCGAACAGCAGCACCGAGACGCCCTGATCCGCTGGGACCCCGACAAGTACAAGCGCGTCCACGCCCTCACCTACGCCGACCTCGGCGACAGCCTCGCCGCCCAGGCTCGCGCCGACGAGGCAGTCGCCGCCTGGGCGCAGGCACTGACCCTCATGGAGGGCATGACCTCCGACCGCACCCGCAAAGCCATCGCCTCGCTCCGCTCCACCCTCTCCATCTACCAGCGCCGCAAAGTGCCCGGAGCCACCGAACTCGCCCGCCGCACACGCGAATCACTGGCCTAA
- a CDS encoding TetR/AcrR family transcriptional regulator, with amino-acid sequence MTSEVPTRAYRRLSVEERRSQLLDAALSLFAARTPEDVSLDDVAEAAGVSRPLVYRYFPGGKQQLYEAALRSAAEELEHCFAEPPQGPLTRRLSNALDRYLAFVDEHGAGFSALLQGGSVVETSRTTAIVDGVRRAAAEHILSHLEVEEPAPRLRMTVRMWITAVEAASLIWLDEEKEPPLDELRDWLVEQFVACLVATAGRDARTAGALRAALAMETADGPLGTFARGVLPVVSDAAHLL; translated from the coding sequence ATGACCTCGGAGGTTCCCACGCGTGCGTACCGACGGCTCAGTGTCGAGGAGCGGCGGAGCCAACTGCTCGACGCGGCACTGTCGTTGTTCGCGGCGCGGACCCCGGAGGACGTCTCCCTGGACGACGTCGCGGAGGCGGCGGGCGTCTCGCGCCCCCTCGTGTACCGGTACTTCCCCGGCGGCAAACAGCAGCTGTACGAGGCCGCGCTCAGGTCGGCCGCGGAGGAGCTGGAGCACTGTTTCGCCGAGCCCCCACAGGGCCCGCTCACGCGCCGCCTCTCCAACGCCCTGGACCGCTATCTCGCCTTCGTGGACGAGCACGGAGCCGGGTTCAGCGCGCTGCTGCAGGGCGGCAGCGTCGTCGAGACGTCGCGGACCACGGCCATCGTGGACGGCGTGCGCCGGGCCGCCGCCGAGCACATCCTGAGTCATCTGGAGGTCGAGGAGCCGGCACCCCGGCTCCGGATGACCGTCCGGATGTGGATCACGGCGGTCGAGGCCGCCTCCCTGATCTGGCTGGATGAAGAGAAGGAACCGCCGCTGGACGAGTTGCGGGACTGGCTCGTCGAGCAGTTCGTCGCGTGCCTGGTGGCGACCGCGGGGCGCGACGCCCGGACGGCCGGTGCCCTACGGGCCGCACTGGCGATGGAGACCGCGGACGGCCCGCTGGGCACGTTCGCACGGGGCGTGCTGCCCGTCGTGAGCGACGCGGCACACCTGCTGTGA